A region of Etheostoma cragini isolate CJK2018 chromosome 2, CSU_Ecrag_1.0, whole genome shotgun sequence DNA encodes the following proteins:
- the cwc25 gene encoding pre-mRNA-splicing factor CWC25 homolog: protein MGGGDLNLKKSWHPQTMKNIERVWKAEQKHEAECKKIEELQKELKDERAREEITRFAQEAGSIKKKDDRLDWMYQGPAGQVSRDEYLLGRSIDKQITDQYEEPESGPSAETGLLPGSIFNPTTPASNLDLAAKIREDPLFEIRKREEEKKREVLSNPVKMKKIKEMLRQNLDKRDKKKKRKKEKKEKQRKEDKERRKEKKHKRRSSSSGSDEEDEKKHRLHSRDDSSADTKSRSHHLPGYGLLLPAGRHHQSSAPSNPSGRRERSRSRSPPRNNRHSQFNSSSSHRSERKVEPRVSSLQTERNHRQRHPVSKKLSADELERKRREMMDQAKQREEDRENNVRRYKKQDEQEKQREQNAKHDRHAGFIHNMKLESAASSSVEDRVKRNIHSIQRTAASLDNFMKR, encoded by the exons ATGGGGGGCGGCGATCTG AACTTGAAAAAGAGCTGGCATCCCCAGACTATGAAAAATATTGAGCGTGTTTGGAAAGCTGAACAGAAACATGAGGCTGAATGCAAGAAGATTGAGGAGCTCCAGAAAGAACTGAAAGACGAACGAGCCCGAGAAGAAATAACAAGATTTGCACAGGAAGCTGGCTCCATCAA AAAGAAGGATGATCGCCTGGACTGGATGTACCAGGGCCCTGCTGGTCAGGTGTCCAGAGATGAGTATCTGCTGGGACGCTCTATTGACAAGCAGATCACCGACCAATACGAGGAGCCAGAGAGCGGTCCGTCAGCGGAGACTGGCCTCCTGCCGGGGTCCATTTTCAACCCCACCACTCCTGCCTCCAACCTGGACCTGGCTGCCAAGATCAGGGAAGACCCCCTGTTTGAAATCCG gaAACgcgaggaagaaaagaagagagaagtcCTGAGTAATCCagtgaagatgaagaaaattaaagaaatg CTGCGCCAGAATCTTGacaagagagacaaaaagaagaagaggaagaaggaaaagaaggagaagcagaggaaagaagacaaagagagaagaaaggagaagaagcACAAGAGAAGGAGTTCAAGTTCTGGTTCAGACGAGGAGGACGAGAAAAAACACCG GTTACATTCACGAGATGACTCTTCGGCAGACACCAAATCTCGTTCCCATCATCTCCCGGGCTACGGCCTACTG CTCCCCGCTGGCAGACATCACCAGTCCTCGGCTCCCTCCAATCCCTCAGGGCGCCGTGAGAGGAGCCGCTCCCGATCACCTCCCCGGAACAACAGACACAGTCAGTTCAACTCTTCTTCCTCACACAGAAGCGAAAGGAAGGTTGAGCCCAGAGTTTCCAGCCTACAGACAGAGCGGAACCACAGACAGAGGCACCCTGTGTCCAA GAAGCTCTCTGCAGATGAGCTGGAGCGCAAGAGGCGGGAGATGATGGACCAGGCcaagcagagggaggaggacagGGAGAACAACGTGAGGAGATACAAGAAGCAAGACGAGCAGGAAAAGCAGCGGGAACAAAATGCCAAGCATGACCGCCATGCTGGCTTCATTCA TAACATGAAACTGGAGAGCGCTGCCAGCTCTTCCGTAGAGGACCGAGTGAAGAGGAATATCCACTCCATTCAGAGGACCGCAGCCTCCCTGGACAACTTCATGAAGAGATGA
- the psmb3 gene encoding proteasome subunit beta type-3 yields the protein MSIMSYNGGAVMAMRGKNCVAIAADRRFGIQAQMVTTDFQKIFPMGDKLYIGLAGLATDVQTVSQRLKFRLNLYELKEGRQIKPKTFMSMVSNLLYERRFGPYYIEPVIAGLDPKTSEPFICSLDLIGCPMVTEDFVVSGTCSEQMYGMCESLWEPDMEPEDLFETISQAMLNAVDRDAVSGMGVVVHVIEKDKITTRTLKARMD from the exons ATG TCTATTATGTCCTATAATGGAGGGGCCGTCATGGCCATGCGGGGGAAGAACTGTGTGGCCATAGCAGCAGACCGGAGATTTGGCATTCAGGCTCAAATGGTCACCACAGATTTCCAGAAGATCTTCCCTATGGGAGATAAGCTGTACATCGGGCTGGCTGGATTGGCCACTGACGTTCAGACAGT ATCCCAGAGGCTTAAATTCCGACTGAACCTGTATGAGCTTAAAGAGGGTCGCCAGATCAAGCCCAAGACCTTCATGAGCATGGTGTCCAATCTGTTGTATGAAAGGAG ATTTGGGCCATACTACATCGAGCCTGTGATTGCCGGACTAGATCCTAAAACATCAGAGCCATTCATCTGCTCCTtggatctgattggctgcccCATGGTGACAGAAGACTTTGTTGTGAGCGGCACCTGCTCAGAGCAGATGTACGGCATGTGTGAATCTTTGTGGGAGCCCGACATG GAACCTGAGGACCTGTTTGAGACCATCTCCCAGGCCATGCTGAATGCAGTTGATAGAGATGCCGTGTCTGGTATGGGAGTCGTCGTACATGTCAT CGAGAAAGACAAGATCACCACACGAACCCTTAAAGCCAGGATGGACTAG